One window of Lepus europaeus isolate LE1 chromosome Y, mLepTim1.pri, whole genome shotgun sequence genomic DNA carries:
- the LOC133754188 gene encoding acyl-protein thioesterase 1-like, whose amino-acid sequence MCGNTMSAPLLAMVPCAWKAAAAVIFLHGLGDTGHGWAEGFAGITSSHTKCISLHAPIMPVTLNINLAMPSWFDNIGLSPDSLEDESRIKQAVENVNVLKDQEVTSDSPNRIILEGFPQGGVLFLYTAVTIQKKLVGVTALSCWLPLWASFQHGPVSGTNRDISILQCHRDCDPLISLMFGSLTMQKLNTLLNLASVTFKAYEGMRHSSCQQKNGCLIFLKYVNFSAVFQQTKQDTQGCIFINRC is encoded by the coding sequence atgtgtggtaaCACCATGTCTGCTCCACTGTTAGCCATGGTGCCTTGTGCCTGGAAGGCTGCCGCTGCGGTAATTTTCCTTCATGGATTAGGAGATACTGGGCATGGATGGGCAGAAGGCTTTGCAGGTATCACAAGTTCACATACCAAATGTATCAGCCTGCATGCACCCATTATGCctgttacattaaatataaacttGGCTATGCCTTCTTGGTTTGATAATATTGGACTTTCACCAGACTCACTGGAGGATGAATCTAGAATTAAACAGGCAGTAGAAAATGTAAACGTTTTGAAAGATCAAGAGGTGACGAGTGACAGTCCTAACAGAATCATTTTGGAAGGATTTCCTCAAggaggagttttatttttatatactgctGTTACCATACAGAAGAAACTGGTGGGTGTCACTGCACTTAGTTGCTGGCTTCCACTTTGGGCTTCATTTCAACATGGTCCTGTCAGTGGTACTAATAGAGATATTTCTATTCTCCAGTGCCATAGAGATTGTGACCCTTTAATTTCACTAATGTTTGGTTCTCTTACTATGCAAAAACTAAACACATTGCTAAATTTGGCCAGTGTAACCTTTAAGGCCTATGAAGGCATGAGGCACAGTTCCTGTCAGCAAAAAAATGGATGCTTAATATTTCTGAAGTATGTTAATTTTTCTGCTGTATTCCAACAGACCAAACAAGATACACAAGGATGTATCTTTATAAATAGGTGCTAA